A window of Photobacterium sp. GJ3 contains these coding sequences:
- a CDS encoding pilus assembly protein PilM: MSALRQLRTLLPKRTGRCVLSIPDQDVIQREITVESHWEDDLTGLLTQELARALALDPQLLSLDYYSLPGAEGEKSETHFRVFAARKVCVETISGQAKAAGFRPTVVELQGRALLWLLKYLAELLAIPATKHPALVYLHDGGWELVANHRHPEPFHRHVAEGAASEAIFRNLPHHLAAAGGDGQAERSPLWFAGPGQIAETVSESVSPGGRSVSRLTPAQLFPFQSPATLVQLPEDGRWCRAAALAIRGALAC; the protein is encoded by the coding sequence TTGTCAGCCTTGCGTCAATTACGGACCTTGCTTCCAAAGCGAACCGGGCGTTGTGTTTTATCCATTCCGGATCAGGATGTCATCCAGCGGGAAATCACGGTTGAATCCCACTGGGAGGATGATTTAACGGGTCTGCTGACACAGGAGCTGGCTCGCGCGCTGGCCCTTGATCCACAGTTGTTGTCGCTCGATTATTATTCTTTACCCGGTGCAGAGGGGGAGAAATCTGAAACTCATTTCCGGGTCTTTGCCGCCAGAAAGGTATGTGTTGAAACGATTTCCGGTCAGGCTAAAGCCGCAGGGTTTCGCCCGACGGTGGTGGAGTTGCAGGGCCGGGCATTGCTCTGGCTGCTGAAATATCTGGCGGAGTTGCTGGCAATACCCGCCACGAAGCACCCGGCGTTGGTTTATCTGCATGATGGGGGGTGGGAACTGGTGGCCAATCATCGTCATCCGGAACCATTCCATCGCCATGTTGCTGAGGGAGCGGCGTCTGAAGCGATCTTCCGGAATCTGCCTCATCATTTGGCGGCTGCCGGTGGAGACGGGCAGGCGGAGCGTTCGCCTCTCTGGTTTGCCGGGCCGGGTCAGATCGCAGAGACAGTGTCCGAGTCTGTCTCGCCTGGCGGTCGCTCCGTTTCCCGTTTGACTCCGGCACAGTTGTTTCCGTTTCAGTCCCCAGCGACCTTAGTGCAACTGCCGGAAGATGGGCGCTGGTGCAGAGCCGCAGCTCTGGCGATCCGGGGTGCACTGGCATGTTGA
- a CDS encoding penicillin-binding protein 1A — protein MKFIKRLFIFAIICIILGVSTIFGFYLYLKPDLPDVATLKNVELQTPMQVYSADGALISQFGEKRRIPLTLDEIPPQLVHAIIATEDSRFYDHPGIDPIGITRAAFVVATSGSAKQGASTITQQLARNFFLSNEKKLMRKIKEIFIAVHIEQLLTKDEILELYLNKIYLGYRAYGVGAAAQVYFGKEISQLTLSEIAVIAGLPKAPSTMNPIYSLDRATTRRNVVLSRMLDEKYITRAEFEQAKAEPIVARYHSAEIELNAPYFAERARAWMVNRYGEDAYTSGMKVYTTVHPKLQRAAQQAAIQNLMEYDQRHGFRGAVATLWMPEQSAWEEEKILDHLAKQPTYGELDPAVVLQVNAETAEVLLKDGQHQILNWDGMKWARRFITDSSQGAAPKKATDILEPGQQIWVQHQGEQWVLSQVPDANTAFVAISPYNGAVQAMVGGFNFVHSKFNRATQSIRQVGSSIKPFIYSAGLDSGMTLATLVNDAPIDSRDHSMGTAWRPKNSPPVYDGWTRLRRGLAQSKNVMAVRVLQDVGLDDSISYLTRFGFKRKDLPRAEAIALGAGSLTPLEMVQGFSVFANGGYFVEPYFIERVEDAYGNLVYQAHPNVVCNDDCQRQEQLAGNHVVASRAVMHDIAISEEELGPTGSADASELQQIRVAPQVISEQNAFLVREMLESNIWGGGDWRHDTGWNGTGWRGQALKRRDVGGKTGTTNDSKDAWYTGFGPGIVATAWVGFDDHSRELGRTSRNPNIENDQTAGAEAGAKTAQPAWIGFMDKALEDVPEQRKQLPPHIVQVRIDRDTGKLTRQTDYTSMFEYFIQGTEPKDYAGEGGDSGIFEADSSDELF, from the coding sequence GTGAAGTTCATAAAGCGATTATTTATCTTTGCAATTATTTGCATCATTCTTGGAGTCAGTACGATTTTTGGTTTCTATCTGTACCTGAAGCCTGATCTCCCTGACGTAGCAACGCTGAAAAATGTTGAATTACAGACCCCCATGCAGGTGTACAGTGCCGATGGTGCGTTGATTTCCCAATTCGGTGAAAAACGACGTATCCCACTGACGCTGGATGAAATCCCTCCGCAGTTGGTTCACGCGATTATTGCCACAGAAGACAGCCGCTTCTATGACCATCCGGGCATTGACCCGATTGGCATTACCCGGGCCGCTTTTGTCGTTGCCACATCCGGCAGTGCCAAGCAGGGCGCCAGTACCATTACTCAGCAGCTTGCGCGAAACTTTTTCCTCAGCAATGAGAAAAAGCTGATGCGTAAAATCAAAGAGATTTTCATCGCAGTGCACATCGAGCAACTGCTGACCAAAGATGAAATCCTTGAGCTGTATCTGAACAAAATCTATCTCGGCTACCGTGCCTACGGCGTTGGTGCTGCGGCTCAGGTTTACTTCGGCAAAGAAATCAGTCAGCTGACCTTAAGTGAAATTGCGGTGATTGCCGGTCTGCCGAAAGCGCCTTCCACCATGAACCCGATTTATTCGCTGGATCGGGCGACCACGCGTCGCAATGTGGTACTGAGCCGGATGCTGGATGAGAAATACATTACCCGCGCCGAGTTTGAACAGGCCAAAGCCGAGCCGATTGTTGCCCGCTACCACAGTGCGGAAATAGAGCTCAATGCACCATACTTTGCCGAACGCGCCCGTGCGTGGATGGTGAATCGCTATGGTGAAGATGCATACACCTCTGGTATGAAGGTCTACACCACAGTTCATCCGAAGCTGCAGCGCGCTGCACAGCAGGCCGCCATTCAGAATTTGATGGAATACGATCAGCGCCATGGTTTCCGCGGCGCTGTCGCCACACTCTGGATGCCAGAGCAAAGTGCCTGGGAAGAAGAAAAAATTCTGGATCATCTGGCTAAACAGCCAACATATGGTGAACTGGATCCGGCCGTCGTGCTTCAGGTGAACGCAGAGACAGCCGAAGTCCTCCTCAAAGACGGCCAGCACCAGATACTGAACTGGGACGGCATGAAGTGGGCACGCCGCTTTATCACCGATTCCAGCCAGGGCGCGGCACCGAAAAAAGCCACAGACATTCTTGAGCCCGGTCAGCAGATCTGGGTGCAGCATCAGGGTGAGCAATGGGTTTTGAGTCAGGTCCCGGATGCGAATACCGCCTTTGTGGCCATCTCCCCCTATAACGGTGCCGTTCAGGCAATGGTGGGCGGGTTTAACTTCGTACACAGCAAGTTCAACCGTGCCACACAATCGATTCGTCAGGTGGGTTCCAGCATCAAGCCATTCATCTATTCTGCGGGTCTGGATTCTGGCATGACGCTGGCCACGCTGGTGAACGATGCGCCGATCGACAGCCGCGACCACAGCATGGGCACGGCCTGGCGCCCGAAAAACTCACCACCGGTTTACGACGGCTGGACCCGTTTGCGTCGGGGTCTTGCTCAGTCGAAGAATGTCATGGCAGTCCGTGTGCTGCAGGATGTCGGACTGGATGACTCCATCAGCTATCTGACCCGCTTTGGCTTTAAGCGGAAGGATCTGCCACGCGCCGAAGCCATTGCACTGGGTGCCGGCAGCCTGACACCTCTGGAAATGGTTCAGGGATTCTCGGTCTTCGCCAATGGCGGTTATTTTGTCGAGCCCTATTTCATTGAGCGTGTCGAAGATGCCTACGGCAACCTGGTGTATCAGGCCCATCCGAATGTGGTCTGTAACGACGATTGCCAGCGTCAGGAGCAATTGGCGGGCAATCATGTCGTCGCAAGCCGCGCGGTCATGCATGACATCGCCATCAGCGAGGAAGAACTGGGCCCGACAGGCAGTGCCGATGCCAGTGAATTGCAGCAAATCCGTGTCGCACCTCAGGTGATTTCTGAACAGAACGCATTTCTGGTTCGTGAAATGCTGGAAAGCAACATCTGGGGCGGCGGCGACTGGCGTCATGATACCGGGTGGAACGGAACGGGCTGGCGCGGACAGGCGTTAAAGCGCCGTGACGTGGGCGGAAAAACCGGGACAACTAATGACTCCAAAGATGCCTGGTATACAGGTTTCGGACCGGGCATTGTGGCCACCGCCTGGGTGGGCTTCGATGATCACAGCCGAGAACTGGGTCGCACCAGTCGCAATCCGAATATTGAAAACGACCAGACTGCCGGTGCTGAAGCCGGTGCAAAAACGGCGCAACCCGCCTGGATCGGTTTCATGGATAAAGCACTGGAAGACGTTCCCGAGCAGCGTAAGCAGCTTCCGCCGCATATCGTTCAGGTCCGCATTGACCGCGATACCGGGAAACTGACCCGACAAACGGACTACACCTCCATGTTTGAATATTTCATTCAGGGCACTGAGCCGAAAGACTATGCCGGGGAAGGCGGTGACAGCGGTATCTTCGAAGCGGACAGTTCTGATGAATTGTTCTGA
- the oxyR gene encoding DNA-binding transcriptional regulator OxyR: MNIRDLEYLVALSEHRHFRKAAEACFVSQPTLSGQIRKLETELGVSLLERTSRKVLFTDVGLNLVNQAKKVLHEVKVLSEMASQQGESMSGPLHIGFIPTVGPYLLPLIIPAMKAAFPQLELFLHEAQTQVLVQQLDEGKLDCIILAAVKESEHFKELSLYHEPMVLAVPEGHPWSGRSELPMNELNGQTLLMLGDGHCLRDQAMGFCFAAGAKEDGSFKATSLETLRNMVAAGSGITLLPKLATPNTSKRDGVCYIKACEPEPSRLITLAYRPGSPLKGRYEQLSEQIRRSITGHLAH, encoded by the coding sequence ATGAACATCCGTGATCTCGAATATCTTGTGGCGTTGTCTGAACACCGGCATTTTCGTAAAGCAGCGGAAGCGTGCTTCGTCAGTCAGCCGACGCTGAGTGGGCAGATCCGTAAGCTGGAAACTGAACTGGGCGTTTCTTTGCTCGAGCGGACCAGCCGCAAGGTGCTGTTTACGGATGTCGGGTTAAACCTGGTGAATCAGGCGAAAAAGGTACTGCACGAGGTGAAGGTGCTGTCCGAAATGGCCAGCCAGCAAGGGGAAAGTATGTCCGGGCCTTTGCATATCGGTTTTATTCCAACGGTCGGGCCTTACCTGCTGCCACTCATCATTCCGGCGATGAAGGCTGCGTTTCCTCAGCTCGAATTGTTTTTGCATGAGGCGCAGACACAGGTGCTGGTGCAACAACTGGATGAAGGGAAGCTGGACTGTATAATTCTCGCAGCGGTGAAAGAAAGTGAGCACTTTAAAGAGTTGTCGCTTTACCATGAGCCGATGGTTCTGGCCGTGCCGGAAGGGCACCCATGGTCTGGCCGGTCTGAGTTACCCATGAATGAGCTGAACGGACAAACTTTGCTGATGCTGGGGGATGGCCACTGTTTGCGGGATCAGGCGATGGGCTTTTGTTTTGCTGCCGGAGCCAAAGAAGACGGCAGCTTTAAGGCCACCAGTCTTGAGACCTTACGTAACATGGTGGCTGCCGGGAGCGGCATTACTTTGCTGCCAAAGCTGGCAACCCCGAATACGAGCAAGCGGGATGGGGTGTGTTATATCAAAGCCTGCGAGCCGGAACCCAGTCGGCTGATCACGCTGGCCTATCGTCCCGGTTCGCCGCTGAAAGGACGTTATGAACAGCTGTCCGAGCAGATCCGGCGGAGCATTACGGGGCATCTGGCGCATTAA
- a CDS encoding glutathione peroxidase, with translation MFTSKEGMTIPQVTFRTRQGDQWVDVTTDELFSNKTVVVFSLPGAFTPTCSSSHLPRYNELASVFAAHGVDDILCVSVNDTFVMNAWKSDQEAENITFIPDGNGEFTKGMGMLVQKNDLGFGDRSWRYSMLVKNGVVSKMFIENDEPGDPFNVSDADTMLNYIAPDYKLQESITVFTKPGCPFCVKAKQNLIDQGLQFEEVVLGKDATTVSLRAISGRSTVPQVFIGGKHIGGSEELEAYLA, from the coding sequence ATGTTTACATCGAAAGAAGGCATGACCATCCCGCAAGTTACATTCCGTACCCGTCAGGGCGATCAGTGGGTTGATGTGACCACGGATGAGCTGTTCAGCAACAAAACTGTCGTGGTGTTCAGCCTGCCGGGAGCATTTACCCCAACCTGCTCCTCAAGCCATCTGCCACGTTACAACGAGCTGGCTTCCGTATTCGCTGCCCACGGTGTGGACGACATCCTGTGTGTCTCCGTCAACGACACCTTTGTGATGAATGCCTGGAAATCTGATCAGGAAGCAGAAAACATCACCTTCATCCCGGATGGTAACGGCGAATTCACCAAAGGTATGGGCATGCTGGTTCAGAAAAACGACCTGGGCTTCGGTGATCGTTCATGGCGCTACAGCATGCTGGTGAAAAACGGTGTGGTTTCTAAGATGTTTATTGAAAACGATGAGCCGGGCGACCCGTTCAACGTCTCCGATGCCGATACCATGCTGAACTACATCGCCCCTGACTACAAACTGCAGGAGTCGATCACAGTTTTCACAAAACCTGGCTGTCCTTTCTGTGTCAAAGCGAAACAGAACCTGATCGACCAAGGTCTTCAGTTTGAAGAAGTGGTCTTGGGCAAAGATGCAACCACAGTGAGCCTGCGTGCCATTTCTGGCCGGAGCACTGTGCCACAGGTATTTATTGGCGGAAAACACATTGGTGGCAGCGAAGAGCTGGAAGCTTACCTGGCTTAA
- a CDS encoding dihydrolipoyl dehydrogenase gives MKTLTVDVAVIGGGTAGLGAYRAAKAHTDSVVMIEGGPYGTTCARVGCMPSKLLIAAAESVHNIEKAPAFGIHPQGEIQINGREVMDRVKRERDRFVGFVLESVDEIPSEDKISGYATFVNNTTLDVDGHTRIEAKRIVIATGSRPAYPTVWHELGDRLIINDDVFEWDDLPASVAVFGPGVIGLELGQALHRLGVDVKIFGLGGQVGPLTDEEVMAYASKTFNDELYLDADVKVESMKRVGDEVEIQFINKSGVLETQYFNYVLAATGRRPNVDKLAIENTSVTLDARGVPVADHFTLQTSVDSIFIAGDASNQLPLLHEAADQGRIAGDNAGRFPDIRAGLRRSKISVVFTEPQIAMVGESRREINQRIGNCGCYEVGTVSFENQGRSRVMLRNQGILNLYGEHGTGRFLGAEMIGPSAEHLAHLLSWAHQNQMTIAQMLDMPFYHPVIEEGVRTALRDLNAKLHLGPEMIKHCLDCGPGC, from the coding sequence ATGAAAACCCTGACTGTTGATGTTGCTGTGATTGGTGGTGGTACGGCTGGCCTGGGTGCCTACCGTGCAGCAAAAGCCCACACCGACAGTGTTGTCATGATTGAAGGTGGCCCTTACGGCACCACTTGCGCCCGCGTGGGCTGCATGCCATCAAAACTCTTGATTGCCGCTGCAGAAAGCGTCCATAACATTGAAAAAGCCCCTGCATTTGGCATTCATCCTCAGGGTGAGATTCAAATCAACGGCCGTGAAGTCATGGACCGCGTGAAACGCGAACGTGATCGCTTTGTCGGATTTGTGCTGGAAAGCGTCGATGAAATTCCGTCAGAAGATAAAATCAGCGGCTACGCAACATTCGTGAACAACACCACGCTCGACGTTGACGGCCATACCCGTATCGAAGCGAAGCGAATTGTGATTGCCACCGGTTCTCGTCCGGCCTACCCGACGGTGTGGCATGAGCTGGGCGATCGCCTGATCATCAATGATGATGTCTTCGAATGGGACGACTTACCGGCATCTGTTGCTGTGTTTGGCCCTGGCGTGATCGGACTGGAACTGGGACAAGCCCTGCATCGTCTTGGCGTTGATGTGAAAATCTTTGGTCTGGGCGGTCAGGTTGGCCCGCTGACCGATGAAGAAGTCATGGCGTATGCCAGCAAGACCTTCAACGACGAGCTGTATCTGGATGCCGATGTCAAAGTCGAGAGCATGAAGCGTGTCGGCGATGAAGTTGAAATTCAGTTCATCAACAAATCCGGCGTGCTGGAAACCCAGTATTTCAACTATGTGCTGGCAGCGACCGGACGCCGTCCGAACGTCGACAAACTGGCCATTGAAAACACCAGTGTCACGCTGGATGCACGGGGGGTGCCGGTTGCGGACCACTTCACGCTGCAAACCTCGGTCGACTCAATTTTTATTGCCGGAGATGCGAGCAACCAGTTGCCTTTACTGCACGAAGCAGCCGATCAGGGTCGGATTGCCGGTGACAATGCAGGCCGATTCCCGGATATACGTGCCGGACTCCGCCGCTCAAAAATTTCTGTGGTCTTTACAGAACCACAAATTGCGATGGTCGGTGAAAGCCGCCGCGAGATTAACCAGCGCATAGGCAACTGTGGCTGCTACGAAGTCGGTACGGTTTCTTTTGAAAATCAGGGGCGTTCCCGGGTGATGCTGCGCAATCAGGGTATCCTGAATCTCTATGGCGAGCATGGCACCGGCCGCTTCCTCGGCGCTGAAATGATTGGCCCGAGTGCAGAACATCTGGCTCACCTGCTCAGCTGGGCGCATCAGAATCAAATGACGATTGCTCAGATGCTGGATATGCCGTTCTACCATCCAGTGATCGAAGAAGGGGTGCGGACCGCACTGCGCGATTTAAACGCCAAGCTGCATCTGGGTCCGGAAATGATCAAACACTGTCTGGACTGTGGTCCCGGCTGTTAA
- the argH gene encoding argininosuccinate lyase translates to MALWGGRFSQAADTRFKQFNDSLRFDYRLAEQDIVGSVAWSKALRQVGVLTEMEQQKLELALNELKLAVMEDPQQILQSDAEDIHSWVEQQLIHRVGDLGKKLHTGRSRNDQVATDLKLWCRQQGHQLLMMLDHLQSQLTTVAREHQTTVLPGYTHLQRAQPVTFAHWCLAYVEMFERDHSRLSDALQRLDTCPLGSGALAGTAYPIDREALAHSLGFHRATRNSLDSVSDRDHVMELLSTASISMLHLSRLAEDMIFYNSGESNFIELADTVTSGSSLMPQKKNPDALELIRGKCGRVYGSLAGMMMTVKALPLAYNKDMQEDKEGLFDALDTWHECMEMAALCFDGIKVNKDRTLEAAMQGYSNATELADYLVAKGIPFREAHHIVGVAVVAAIEKGCALEELSLDEMKAFSPVIDADVYPILTIESCLEKRCALGGVAPNQVDHAIAQTEKRLSKRHAPGVKVRGARLTDLDAIEGMVAYWAGLGENLPRPRNELVRDIGSFAVAETQGIVTGCASLYVYDSGLAEIRSLGIEAGWQHQGQGKALVLHLLEKANQMAIKRVFVLTRVPEFFMKQDFIPTSKALLPEKVMKDCDMCPRQHACDEVALEVRLDQQMIPSVNVA, encoded by the coding sequence ATGGCACTATGGGGCGGACGTTTTAGTCAGGCAGCAGATACTCGGTTCAAGCAGTTTAATGATTCCCTGCGATTTGATTACCGCCTGGCGGAGCAGGACATCGTTGGCTCGGTGGCCTGGTCAAAAGCGCTGCGTCAGGTCGGGGTACTGACCGAGATGGAACAGCAGAAGCTGGAACTGGCACTGAATGAGCTGAAGCTTGCCGTGATGGAGGATCCGCAACAGATCCTTCAGTCGGATGCCGAAGATATTCACAGCTGGGTAGAGCAGCAACTGATTCACCGGGTGGGCGATCTGGGTAAGAAATTACACACAGGCCGCTCCCGGAATGATCAGGTGGCGACTGACCTCAAGCTGTGGTGTCGTCAGCAGGGACATCAGTTGCTGATGATGCTGGACCACCTGCAAAGCCAACTGACGACTGTTGCCCGCGAGCATCAGACCACGGTGCTGCCGGGCTACACGCACCTGCAACGGGCGCAACCTGTGACCTTTGCGCACTGGTGTCTGGCCTATGTGGAAATGTTTGAGCGGGATCATTCCCGTCTGAGTGATGCGCTGCAGCGGCTGGACACCTGTCCGCTGGGCTCGGGGGCGCTGGCCGGCACAGCTTATCCGATTGACCGGGAAGCGCTGGCCCACAGTCTGGGGTTCCACCGGGCAACCCGCAACAGTCTGGATTCGGTGTCGGATCGGGATCATGTCATGGAGCTGCTGTCGACGGCGTCGATTTCTATGCTGCACCTGTCGCGGCTGGCAGAAGATATGATCTTTTATAACTCCGGTGAGTCGAACTTCATTGAACTGGCGGATACGGTCACATCGGGTTCTTCCCTGATGCCCCAGAAAAAGAATCCGGATGCACTGGAACTGATCCGGGGCAAATGTGGCCGGGTGTACGGCTCGCTGGCCGGGATGATGATGACGGTCAAAGCTTTGCCGCTTGCCTACAACAAAGACATGCAGGAAGACAAAGAAGGGTTGTTCGATGCACTGGACACCTGGCATGAATGCATGGAAATGGCGGCGCTGTGCTTTGACGGCATCAAGGTCAATAAAGACCGGACGCTGGAAGCGGCAATGCAGGGCTATTCGAATGCCACAGAGCTGGCTGATTACCTGGTGGCGAAAGGCATTCCGTTCCGTGAAGCGCATCATATTGTCGGCGTGGCAGTGGTCGCGGCGATAGAAAAAGGCTGTGCGCTGGAAGAATTGTCGCTGGATGAGATGAAAGCCTTCTCGCCGGTGATTGATGCAGATGTGTATCCGATCCTGACCATTGAATCCTGTCTGGAAAAACGCTGCGCGCTGGGCGGCGTGGCACCAAATCAGGTCGACCATGCCATTGCTCAGACGGAGAAGCGCCTGTCGAAACGTCATGCGCCGGGGGTGAAAGTACGAGGTGCTCGCCTGACCGATCTGGATGCCATTGAAGGGATGGTGGCTTACTGGGCCGGTCTGGGTGAGAACCTGCCGCGTCCGCGGAACGAACTGGTGCGGGATATTGGCTCCTTTGCGGTTGCGGAAACGCAGGGGATCGTGACCGGTTGCGCGTCGTTGTATGTCTATGATTCTGGCCTGGCTGAAATCCGCTCTCTGGGGATCGAGGCCGGTTGGCAGCATCAGGGGCAGGGGAAGGCATTGGTACTTCATCTGCTTGAAAAAGCGAATCAGATGGCGATTAAGCGCGTATTTGTGCTGACTCGTGTGCCGGAATTCTTTATGAAGCAGGACTTTATTCCGACTTCGAAAGCACTGTTGCCGGAAAAAGTGATGAAAGACTGCGATATGTGTCCGCGTCAGCATGCCTGTGATGAAGTGGCGCTTGAAGTCCGGCTGGATCAGCAGATGATTCCCAGTGTGAATGTGGCCTAA
- a CDS encoding argininosuccinate synthase: protein MSKVNKVVLAYSGGLDTSAIIPWLKEHYDCEVVAFVADVGQGEAELEGIEEKALASGASACYIADLKEEMVKDYIYPSLKTGAVYEGKYLLGTSMARPIIAKAQVECALEVGADALCHGCTGKGNDQVRFESAYAALAPQLTVIAPWREWDLRSREALLEYLAERQIPTTATLEKIYSRDANAWHISTEGGVLENTWNQSNELCWVWTKDPEEAPNTAELVSVVIEKGEIVAVDGKAMTPYEALVYLNQKGAEHGVGRIDIVENRLVGIKSRGCYETPGGTIMMEALRAVEQLVLDKDSFEFRESIALKASHLIYDGRWFTPLCRSLLAAANELAQDVNGEVVLKLYKGQVTAVQKRSPNSLYSEEFATFGEDEVYDHSHAGGFIRLYSLASRIRALNEQKK, encoded by the coding sequence ATGAGCAAGGTAAATAAAGTCGTATTAGCTTATTCCGGCGGTCTGGATACATCGGCCATCATTCCATGGCTGAAAGAGCATTATGACTGTGAAGTCGTCGCGTTTGTGGCGGATGTGGGTCAGGGCGAAGCCGAGCTGGAAGGCATTGAAGAAAAAGCACTGGCTTCGGGTGCTTCCGCTTGCTATATCGCCGACCTGAAAGAAGAGATGGTCAAAGACTACATCTACCCAAGCCTGAAAACCGGCGCGGTATACGAAGGTAAATATCTGCTGGGTACATCCATGGCGCGTCCGATCATTGCCAAGGCTCAGGTTGAATGTGCGCTGGAAGTGGGCGCGGATGCCCTGTGTCACGGTTGTACCGGGAAAGGGAACGATCAAGTGCGTTTTGAAAGTGCTTATGCCGCACTGGCGCCTCAACTGACGGTAATCGCCCCATGGCGTGAGTGGGATCTGCGCAGTCGTGAAGCGCTGCTGGAGTATCTGGCGGAGCGTCAGATTCCGACCACAGCAACACTGGAAAAAATCTACTCCCGTGATGCCAATGCCTGGCACATTTCCACCGAAGGCGGCGTGCTGGAAAATACCTGGAATCAGTCCAATGAACTGTGCTGGGTCTGGACGAAAGATCCGGAAGAAGCACCCAACACGGCTGAACTGGTTTCAGTCGTCATTGAAAAAGGCGAAATTGTCGCGGTGGACGGCAAGGCCATGACACCGTACGAAGCACTGGTATATCTGAACCAGAAGGGTGCTGAGCATGGTGTTGGCCGGATCGATATCGTGGAAAACCGTCTGGTGGGCATCAAGTCCCGCGGTTGTTATGAAACGCCGGGCGGCACCATCATGATGGAAGCGTTGCGTGCCGTCGAACAACTGGTGCTGGACAAAGATTCCTTTGAGTTCCGTGAAAGCATCGCACTGAAAGCTTCGCATCTGATTTACGATGGCCGCTGGTTTACACCGCTGTGCCGTTCGTTACTGGCTGCCGCGAATGAGCTGGCGCAGGATGTGAATGGTGAAGTGGTGCTGAAACTCTATAAAGGTCAGGTGACTGCGGTGCAGAAGCGTTCACCGAACAGCCTGTATTCCGAAGAGTTTGCAACCTTCGGTGAAGATGAAGTGTACGATCACAGCCATGCAGGTGGCTTTATCCGCCTGTACTCGCTGGCCAGCCGTATCCGTGCACTGAACGAACAGAAAAAATAA
- the argB gene encoding acetylglutamate kinase, protein MEQSPLVIKLGGAVLSCSDTLEKVFGAISAYQAKANRPLLLVHGGGYLVDDLMKQLNLPTVKKQGLRVTPVDQIGVIAGALAGTANKMLQGQALKSGVNVVGLSLADGGLCQVTELDPELGAVGKAAPGNSALVASIMAAGYLPIISSIGLTADGALMNVNADQAAVAVAAALDAELVLLSDVSGVLDGKGHLIDSLSEAKADSLIEQAVITDGMIVKVKAAFDAAKGLGRPVEIAGWRYPDKLQALFEGEQIGTRFVL, encoded by the coding sequence ATGGAACAGTCGCCGTTAGTGATCAAATTAGGGGGTGCTGTGCTGTCGTGCAGCGACACTCTGGAGAAAGTCTTTGGTGCCATCAGTGCCTACCAGGCGAAAGCAAACCGGCCTCTGCTGTTGGTCCATGGTGGTGGTTATCTGGTTGATGACCTGATGAAACAATTGAATCTGCCGACTGTGAAAAAGCAGGGGTTGCGGGTCACCCCGGTGGATCAAATCGGCGTGATTGCCGGTGCGCTGGCAGGGACGGCGAACAAAATGCTGCAGGGACAGGCACTCAAATCGGGCGTGAATGTGGTGGGTCTGAGTCTGGCTGATGGCGGCTTATGTCAGGTGACTGAGCTGGATCCGGAGCTGGGTGCGGTCGGTAAGGCTGCGCCGGGCAACAGTGCGCTGGTTGCCAGCATCATGGCTGCGGGTTATCTGCCGATTATCAGCTCCATTGGCCTGACCGCTGACGGTGCACTGATGAACGTGAATGCTGATCAGGCGGCGGTAGCCGTCGCGGCAGCACTGGATGCGGAGCTGGTGTTGTTATCGGACGTCAGTGGCGTGCTGGATGGCAAAGGCCATCTGATTGATTCGCTGAGCGAAGCCAAAGCCGACTCACTGATTGAGCAGGCGGTGATCACCGACGGCATGATCGTCAAAGTGAAAGCCGCATTTGACGCTGCGAAAGGTTTGGGCCGTCCGGTTGAGATTGCGGGCTGGCGGTATCCGGACAAGCTTCAGGCGCTGTTTGAAGGAGAACAAATCGGGACCCGATTTGTGCTCTGA